TTATAATATTATTAGGTATATTCGCAATTGGAGCTCCTGGAGTTCCTGGTGGAACAGTTATGGCATCTCTAGGATTAATAATTAGTGTTCTATCCTTTAATGAAGCTGGGACTGCTTTAATTCTAACTATATTTGCTCTACAAGATAGCTTTGGAACTGCATGTAATGTAACTGGAGATGGTGCCATAGCATTGATGCTTACAGGTATCGCTAAGAAAAAGAACTTATAAATTTAAAATCTCATATAGGCATTTAATTTTTAAAAATATTATATCTTAAAAATATATTTAATTTTAATATAGCGAAAATAAAAATACATTTCATAAACATATGAATAAGCTATAGTAGTTCTTAATATGGTGAAATTAAAAATTTTTGTAATTCCTCACAGGACGTGAGGAGCTGGGAGTGAAGCCAAGGACGGCTTCTTCACCAGGTAAAAAATTTTTAATGGAACTATATTTAGAACTACTTAGCAAAATGAATCAGTTTATGAAATGTATTTTTTATTGTAGCGGTATTAAAATTAAATATATTTTTATACACCCTTATTTATTCTTAATATCTACTTCTTTCTTTAATTTGTCTGTCTATTTCTCTCTTTGCTGCTTTTTCTAGCATTACATCTCTCTTATCATAGTTTTTCTTACCCTTAGCCACAGCTAGACTGACTTTTACTCTACCATGTTTAAGATACAATGATAATGGAATTAGAGTATACCCCTGTTGAGTTGTAAAGCCTACTAATTTATATATTTCACTTTTATGAAGTAATAATTTTCTATCCCTTAGAGGATCTTTATTATATATGTTTCCTTGTTCATATGGACTTATATGCATATTTCTAACAAAGACTTCACCATTTCTAATCTCAGCATAACTATCTTTTAAGTTTGCTTTACCTTGTCTTATAGATTTAACCTCTGTTCCTACTAATTCTATCCCGGCTTCATAGGTTTCTTCTATAAAATAATCATGCCTTGCTTTTCTATTTTCTGCAAGAGTACTATTCCCCTTCTTTTTACTCATGAAATCACCGCCTAACGGAATAACTTTTTTTAGTTATAATAATACATAGTATAACATCTATATTGACAATTTTCAATTTTCAGTGATCAATGATCAATTCACTTAACAATTAAATACTTCAGTAGCAATTAGCAATGAACAATTATTGTTCACTAATGTTATGCATACATTAACAGATTTCAATGATCATTAATTAATTCAGCTAATAATTGACAACAATCATTGATCTCTAATTTGTATTTGTATATTAATAATTAATAATTATTAATTATTGACATTCAATTGATCATTGTTCATTGATTATTGTTTCCGTTTCTTCTAATATATTAAAATTAGTTAAGTCATAGTGTAACGGTGTTAAAGTTACGTATTTATTTCTTATATAATACACATCTGTATCATCATTAATATTCTTGTTTATATCTCCCTCTAATTTTAATATTTTATTTCCCTCTTCATCTATTTCTTCTGAGAATCTAGTATTAAAAATTCTATTTCCTACTTTACATACTTTTATACCCTTTATTTCTTCTTCACTACAAAAAGGAATATTTAAATTTAGCACTACATCATTTTTTAACTTCTCTTTCTTAACTCTATTTAGAATTTCTAGTGTATATTTAGCAGCTATTTCATAGTTTTGTTTTTTGCCTCTTACGAATTCAGCAGATACAGCAATAGATGGTATCTTATACATAGATCCTTCTATTGCAGCAG
Above is a window of Clostridium sporogenes DNA encoding:
- the smpB gene encoding SsrA-binding protein SmpB, translating into MSKKKGNSTLAENRKARHDYFIEETYEAGIELVGTEVKSIRQGKANLKDSYAEIRNGEVFVRNMHISPYEQGNIYNKDPLRDRKLLLHKSEIYKLVGFTTQQGYTLIPLSLYLKHGRVKVSLAVAKGKKNYDKRDVMLEKAAKREIDRQIKERSRY
- the surE gene encoding 5'/3'-nucleotidase SurE — protein: MNILLTNDDGIDAEGINTLAKLLSKYHNVIMVAPEDQRSASGHSITIYEPIVVKQVRKPYDIEAYSISGTPADCVKVALDKLISNNIDIVISGINKGLNMGNDILYSGTVSAAIEGSMYKIPSIAVSAEFVRGKKQNYEIAAKYTLEILNRVKKEKLKNDVVLNLNIPFCSEEEIKGIKVCKVGNRIFNTRFSEEIDEEGNKILKLEGDINKNINDDTDVYYIRNKYVTLTPLHYDLTNFNILEETETIINEQ